One window of Carassius auratus strain Wakin chromosome 17, ASM336829v1, whole genome shotgun sequence genomic DNA carries:
- the LOC113117656 gene encoding galectin-3-like — protein sequence MDLSDALDFPQQNNPQAGGPAWAGQPANPTWPGQPANPTWPGQPANPTWPGQPANPTWPAQPNQPGWPGQPYQPTWPGQPGQPTAPGQPTAPGQPTAPGQPTAPGWPGPVPQTGPYGAPGQAPQALTVPFDLPLQNGVFNKMLITINGEVKPNAKHFTIDLNRGNDIAFHLNPRFNEAGRQVIVRNSCIGTQWGKEERELASFPFVQGKPFEMKILCTDTEFKVAVNKLHLLEFKHRLRELNQIRGLRIYNDVTLSSVNVETLQ from the exons ATGGAT ctttcagatgcCCTTGACTTCCCACAGCAAAATAATCCGCAGGCAGGAGGCCCAGCATGGGCCGGCCAACCAGCCAACCCCACCTGGCCCGGTCAGCCTGCTAACCCCACATGGCCCGGTCAGCCTGCTAACCCCACATGGCCTGGTCAGCCTGCTAACCCCACCTGGCCTGCACAGCCAAACCAACCAGGCTGGCCAGGGCAACCATACCAGCCAACATGGCCTGGACAGCCTGGGCAGCCTACAGCTCCTGGGCAGCCTACAGCTCCTGGGCAGCCTACAGCTCCTGGGCAGCCCACAGCTCCTGGGTGGCCTGGACCTGTACCACAAACCGGCCCTTATGGTGCTCCTGGCCAAGCCCCACAAGCACTA accgTGCCATTTGACCTGCCACTACAAAATGGAGTTTTTAACAAGATGCTCATCACCATCAATGGAGAGGTCAAACCTAACGCTAAACA TTTCACCATTGATTTAAACCGAGGCAACGACATTGCGTTTCATCTAAATCCTCGCTTCAATGAAGCCGGAAGGCAAGTGATTGTACGAAACAGCTGTATTGGAACCCAGTGGGGCAAAGAAGAGCGTGAGCTCGCCTCCTTCCCATTTGTCCAGGGAAAGCCTTTTGAG aTGAAGATCTTATGCACTGACACTGAATTCAAAGTGGCTGTGAACAAATTGCACCTTCTGGAATTCAAACACCGGCTCCGTGAGCTCAACCAGATCAGAGGTCTTAGAATCTATAATGATGTTACCCTGAGCTCTGTAAATGTGGAGACACTGCAGTGA
- the fbxo34 gene encoding F-box only protein 34 → MPQKCETISYCNPTPYRDPRLRASNPPSVWRITTMHLKPYPKPQDTEIHRESVHNETRDLHANQQGVLRKDWVSRQGCGLMGSPGNGTANRCPLSVISTNTLRCGSGSNAPTRVSGARKSRASSLKTSSLVLVSPSTGLENESSLRIYQGEDAEGSLDIWAVIKPGNTKEKIAIFASQKCGSTCSSVVDNTSETEAIAPELRTVSVKNKGCWDGDCSVAKRRKRSENQEKSKSMETSSPKTEILKVSQQETLNENIDPFKGVADDAVRTEGEEDEKALSVVEMVAYLEQRASDQQVISKVPSLRSTITLSKVGTSPQPTEQQSKVAEKLEVQEEEGESVRVLDMVAKLESQCLSRQSLGEGGGDLSRNNSLRRKVGRVLLAGSEPYLLPSEPVSPSVPQDSRVESVPQQLDSDLDKLSSPPKTLESIETSQCGLDTCTLKDVESSCISREETSTAAETVQSSPKDASSEYSEEPIPGMLFFAKSSTQSLKEHRLPSPSKSRSLNKEPSHIQDLEPFVDTLVSYNEEIKDGLMANQNHQTFEETERRETCRVSPEPVPFPLRRLVSHEFLETRFKIQLLLEPQQYMAFLPHHIILKIFCLLPTESLAALKCTCHYFKFLIESYDVRPADSRWVSDPRYKDDPCKQCKKKYHRGDVSLCRWHHKPYCQALPYGPGYWMCCRRSHKDTPGCNVGLHDNRWVPAFHSINMPIYKKSRDTDEDL, encoded by the exons ATGCCTCAGAAATGTGAAACTATCAGTTACTGCAACCCCACCCCTTACCGGGATCCACGGTTACGAGCCTCCAATCCGCCATCAGTCTGGAG GATTACCACCATGCACCTCAAGCCATACCCCAAACCACAAGATACAGAGATACATCGGGAATCTGTGCACAATGAAACAAGAGACCTCCATGCCAACCAGCAGGGAGTGCTCAGAAAAGATTGGGTCAGTCGCCAGGGGTGTGGGCTCATGGGCTCACCTGGCAATGGCACAGCCAACCGGTGTCCCCTCAGTGTCATCTCCACCAACACCCTCCGATGTGGCAGTGGGAGCAATGCACCAACTAGAGTTAGTGGGGCCCGCAAGAGCAGAGCATCCTCTCTGAAAACCAGTTCTTTAGTTCTGGTCTCACCTTCAACTGGTTTGGAGAATGAAAGCTCACTTAGGATCTACCAAGGAGAAGATGCAGAGGGATCTTTGGATATATGGGCTGTCATTAAACCTGGGAACACAAAAGAGAAAATCGCTATTTTTGCATCTCAGAAGTGTGGCAGTACTTGCAGTAGTGTTGTTGACAACACCTCAGAAACAGAAGCCATTGCCCCAGAGCTGCGAACTGTCTCTGTTAAAAACAAAGGCTGCTGGGATGGTGACTGTTCTGTGGCTAAACGCAGGAAAAGGTCTGAAAACCAAGAGAAGTCAAAAAGTATGGAAACTTCTTCCCCAAAAACTGAAATACTGAAAGTATCCCAACAGGAGACCCTCAATGAGAACATTGATCCATTCAAAGGAGTTGCAGATGATGCAGTCAGGACAGAGGGAGAAGAGGATGAAAAGGCACTATCTGTGGTGGAGATGGTGGCATACCTGGAACAAAGAGCCAGCGACCAACAGGTGATCTCCAAAGTCCCATCCTTACGCAGCACCATAACTTTATCCAAAGTTGGAACCAGCCCTCAACCCACAGAGCAGCAGTCCAAGGTTGCAGAAAAGTTGGAGGTCCAGGAAGAGGAAGGAGAGTCTGTTCGAGTTCTGGATATGGTAGCCAAGTTGGAGTCGCAGTGCCTGAGTAGACAAAGCCTTGGAGAAGGTGGAGGAGACCTCTCTCGAAACAATAGCTTACGGAGGAAGGTGGGGCGTGTGCTTTTGGCAGGATCAGAACCTTACCTATTGCCATCTGAACCAGTTTCACCTTCTGTCCCTCAGGACTCTAGAGTTGAGAGTGTCCCACAGCAACTGGATAGTGATTTAGACAAACTGAGTTCCCCACCTAAGACCCTTGAGTCGATAGAGACCTCGCAGTGTGGGCTTGACACCTGCACCCTCAAGGACGTAGAAAGTTCTTGTATCTCAAGAGAGGAAACTAGCACAGCTGCTGAGACCGTGCAGTCCTCACCAAAGGATGCCAGCTCAGAGTACAGTGAGGAACCGATACCAGGCATGTTATTTTTTGCCAAATCTTCTACTCAGTCTCTGAAGGAGCATCGGCTGCCTTCCCCATCAAAGAGCAGATCACTGAACAAAGAGCCTTCTCACATCCAGGACCTTGAGCCTTTTGTCGACACTTTAGTGTCTTACAATGAGGAGATCAAGGATGGGCTTATGGCTAACCAAAATCATCAAACATTTGAGGAGACCGAGAGAAGAGAGACTTGCAGAGTTAGTCCGGAGCCTGTGCCTTTTCCATTACGCCGCCTAGTGTCTCATGAGTTTCTTGAAACTCGCTTTAAGATCCAGCTGCTTTTGGAGCCTCAGCAGTACATGGCTTTCCTGCCGCACCACATCATTCTAAAGATCTTTTGCTTGCTTCCTACTGAGAGCCTGGCTGCCCTCAAATGCACCTGCCATTACTTTAAATTTCTTATTGAGAGTTACGACGTACGGCCGGCGGACTCTCGTTGGGTGAGTGATCCACGCTACAAAGACGATCCCTGCAAGCAGTGTAAGAAGAAGTACCACCGTGGTGACGTTTCGCTCTGCCGTTGGCATCATAAGCCCTACTGCCAGGCGCTACCATATGGCCCGGGATACTGGATGTGCTGCCGTAGGTCTCACAAAGACACACCTGGTTGCAATGTGGGACTTCATGACAACCGCTGGGTCCCTGCCTTTCATAGCATCAACATGCCAATTTACAAGAAAAGCAGGGACACTGACGAGGATCTGTAG
- the atg14 gene encoding beclin 1-associated autophagy-related key regulator isoform X2, whose amino-acid sequence MACPLSGEPRALGPGEDHPESASETREPVRPKPPPQHLQPACVSAAAAVMVEALDDAEGLFVAVERCPLCNTARRRLTCARCIHNGDFVYFDGRNPERYSEKLQRLQKLKNEKENLQQRVIKAMDKKVQADQLRWKIMSCKMKIQQLKEAICTGSEEVKSGKELLLRSQEEGQRLQRRASRHQEKRDKIKRHNQRLGELLEKRSKELQGRLEVLAEVRREHILEVTTHIFNIQEEKQGSRDPAEAENDLALTSSTVSELAEARRITYSSGRWIWDDQNGETSISITGPHVTLPSNGDCSAYYSWVEEKSGNQGPELDHINPAHTVSAALCYATQLINILSHILDVSLPKKLCNSEFCGDNLTRYRFTRAVNKLNTNILHLCFSQHVDSELLHPHHTLRNIMFLVSPANKKLGRTGPFEVSADLEDSMEFVEPEAAGPAEESGDEAVTDEETDLGIDWETVPSPRFCDIPSQPMDLSQSGMQASQPAGNAGGMISSAAASVTSWFRNYTGQR is encoded by the exons ATGGCTTGTCCCTTATCAGGCGAACCCCGGGCTTTGGGGCCTGGTGAAGATCATCCAGAGTCTGCTTCAGAGACCCGGGAGCCCGTTCGACCCAAGCCGCCTCCGCAGCACCTTCAGCCGGCGTGCGTGAGCGCTGCTGCCGCGGTCATGGTGGAGGCTCTGGATGATGCGGAGGGGCTTTTTGTAGCCGTGGAGAGATGTCCGCTCTGCAACACGGCCAGACGCAGACTGACCTGCGCCCGCTGCATTCACAACGGCGATTTTGTGTATTTTGACGGCAGAAATCCAGAGAG GTATTCAGAAAAGCTTCAAAGACTACAAAAGCTCAAAAATGAAAAGGAGAATCTTCAACAGAG AGTCATCAAAGCCATGGACAAGAAGGTCCAGGCGGACCAGCTT AGGTGGAAAATCATGTCATGCAAGATGAAAATCCAGCAACTCAAGGAGGCCATCTGCACCGGCAGTGAAGAAGTGAAGAGTG GCAAGGAGCTGTTGTTGCGTTCCCAGGAGGAAGGGCAGCGACTGCAGCGCAGGGCCAGCCGACATCAGGAAAAGAGGGACAAAATTAAGCGGCATAACCAACGTCTAGGTGAGCTCCTGGAGAAGAGATCCAAAGAGCTGCAGGGGAGGCTGGAGGTCCTGGCTGAGGTGCGGAGAGAGCACATCCTGGAGGTCACCACTCATATCTTCAACATCCAGGAGGAGAAGCAGGGCAGCAG GGACCCAGCAGAGGCTGAAAATGACCTTGCTCTGACCTCCAGCACCGTCAGTGAACTCGCAGAGGCGAGGCGAATCACCTACAGCTCCGGCCGCTGGATCTGGGACGATCAGAACGGAGAGACAAGCATCAGTATCACTGGGCCACACGTCACACTTCCCAGTAATGGAGACTGCTCGGCCTACTACAGCTGGGTGGAGGAGAAGAGTGGAAATCAGGGGCCAG AGTTGGACCACATCAACCCGGCACACACCGTCAGTGCCGCCCTCTGCTATGCTACCCAGCTCATCAATATCCTGTCTCATATTCTTGATGTCAGCCTTCCGAAAAAATTGTGCAACAG TGAGTTCTGCGGTGATAATCTGACCCGCTACCGCTTCACCCGTGCCGTAAACAAACTTAACACCAACATCCTGCACCTCTGCTTCTCACAG CATGTCGACAGCGAGCTGCTTCATCCTCACCACACTTTGAGAAATATAATGTTTCTGGTGTCTCCAGCAAACAAGAAACTTGGCAG AACCGGGCCGTTTGAGGTGAGTGCTGACTTGGAAGACTCTATGGAGTTTGTGGAACCAGAGGCGGCTGGACCGGCGGAGGAGAGCGGAGACGAGGCTGTGACGGATGAAGAAACAGACTTGGGCATAGACTGGGAGACGGTTCCAAGCCCTCGCTTCTGTGACATCCCTTCCCAGCCTATGGATCTGTCCCAGAGCGGCATGCAGGCGTCCCAGCCAGCTGGCAATGCAGGGGGCATGATCTCCTCTGCGGCTGCCTCTGTCACCTCCTGGTTCCGCAACTACACCGGGCAGCGCTGA
- the atg14 gene encoding beclin 1-associated autophagy-related key regulator isoform X3 gives MVEALDDAEGLFVAVERCPLCNTARRRLTCARCIHNGDFVYFDGRNPERYSEKLQRLQKLKNEKENLQQRVIKAMDKKVQADQLRWKIMSCKMKIQQLKEAICTGSEEVKSGKELLLRSQEEGQRLQRRASRHQEKRDKIKRHNQRLGELLEKRSKELQGRLEVLAEVRREHILEVTTHIFNIQEEKQGSRDPAEAENDLALTSSTVSELAEARRITYSSGRWIWDDQNGETSISITGPHVTLPSNGDCSAYYSWVEEKSGNQGPGTQLMELDHINPAHTVSAALCYATQLINILSHILDVSLPKKLCNSEFCGDNLTRYRFTRAVNKLNTNILHLCFSQHVDSELLHPHHTLRNIMFLVSPANKKLGRTGPFEVSADLEDSMEFVEPEAAGPAEESGDEAVTDEETDLGIDWETVPSPRFCDIPSQPMDLSQSGMQASQPAGNAGGMISSAAASVTSWFRNYTGQR, from the exons ATGGTGGAGGCTCTGGATGATGCGGAGGGGCTTTTTGTAGCCGTGGAGAGATGTCCGCTCTGCAACACGGCCAGACGCAGACTGACCTGCGCCCGCTGCATTCACAACGGCGATTTTGTGTATTTTGACGGCAGAAATCCAGAGAG GTATTCAGAAAAGCTTCAAAGACTACAAAAGCTCAAAAATGAAAAGGAGAATCTTCAACAGAG AGTCATCAAAGCCATGGACAAGAAGGTCCAGGCGGACCAGCTT AGGTGGAAAATCATGTCATGCAAGATGAAAATCCAGCAACTCAAGGAGGCCATCTGCACCGGCAGTGAAGAAGTGAAGAGTG GCAAGGAGCTGTTGTTGCGTTCCCAGGAGGAAGGGCAGCGACTGCAGCGCAGGGCCAGCCGACATCAGGAAAAGAGGGACAAAATTAAGCGGCATAACCAACGTCTAGGTGAGCTCCTGGAGAAGAGATCCAAAGAGCTGCAGGGGAGGCTGGAGGTCCTGGCTGAGGTGCGGAGAGAGCACATCCTGGAGGTCACCACTCATATCTTCAACATCCAGGAGGAGAAGCAGGGCAGCAG GGACCCAGCAGAGGCTGAAAATGACCTTGCTCTGACCTCCAGCACCGTCAGTGAACTCGCAGAGGCGAGGCGAATCACCTACAGCTCCGGCCGCTGGATCTGGGACGATCAGAACGGAGAGACAAGCATCAGTATCACTGGGCCACACGTCACACTTCCCAGTAATGGAGACTGCTCGGCCTACTACAGCTGGGTGGAGGAGAAGAGTGGAAATCAGGGGCCAGGTACACAACTAATGG AGTTGGACCACATCAACCCGGCACACACCGTCAGTGCCGCCCTCTGCTATGCTACCCAGCTCATCAATATCCTGTCTCATATTCTTGATGTCAGCCTTCCGAAAAAATTGTGCAACAG TGAGTTCTGCGGTGATAATCTGACCCGCTACCGCTTCACCCGTGCCGTAAACAAACTTAACACCAACATCCTGCACCTCTGCTTCTCACAG CATGTCGACAGCGAGCTGCTTCATCCTCACCACACTTTGAGAAATATAATGTTTCTGGTGTCTCCAGCAAACAAGAAACTTGGCAG AACCGGGCCGTTTGAGGTGAGTGCTGACTTGGAAGACTCTATGGAGTTTGTGGAACCAGAGGCGGCTGGACCGGCGGAGGAGAGCGGAGACGAGGCTGTGACGGATGAAGAAACAGACTTGGGCATAGACTGGGAGACGGTTCCAAGCCCTCGCTTCTGTGACATCCCTTCCCAGCCTATGGATCTGTCCCAGAGCGGCATGCAGGCGTCCCAGCCAGCTGGCAATGCAGGGGGCATGATCTCCTCTGCGGCTGCCTCTGTCACCTCCTGGTTCCGCAACTACACCGGGCAGCGCTGA
- the atg14 gene encoding beclin 1-associated autophagy-related key regulator isoform X1 — protein MACPLSGEPRALGPGEDHPESASETREPVRPKPPPQHLQPACVSAAAAVMVEALDDAEGLFVAVERCPLCNTARRRLTCARCIHNGDFVYFDGRNPERYSEKLQRLQKLKNEKENLQQRVIKAMDKKVQADQLRWKIMSCKMKIQQLKEAICTGSEEVKSGKELLLRSQEEGQRLQRRASRHQEKRDKIKRHNQRLGELLEKRSKELQGRLEVLAEVRREHILEVTTHIFNIQEEKQGSRDPAEAENDLALTSSTVSELAEARRITYSSGRWIWDDQNGETSISITGPHVTLPSNGDCSAYYSWVEEKSGNQGPGTQLMELDHINPAHTVSAALCYATQLINILSHILDVSLPKKLCNSEFCGDNLTRYRFTRAVNKLNTNILHLCFSQHVDSELLHPHHTLRNIMFLVSPANKKLGRTGPFEVSADLEDSMEFVEPEAAGPAEESGDEAVTDEETDLGIDWETVPSPRFCDIPSQPMDLSQSGMQASQPAGNAGGMISSAAASVTSWFRNYTGQR, from the exons ATGGCTTGTCCCTTATCAGGCGAACCCCGGGCTTTGGGGCCTGGTGAAGATCATCCAGAGTCTGCTTCAGAGACCCGGGAGCCCGTTCGACCCAAGCCGCCTCCGCAGCACCTTCAGCCGGCGTGCGTGAGCGCTGCTGCCGCGGTCATGGTGGAGGCTCTGGATGATGCGGAGGGGCTTTTTGTAGCCGTGGAGAGATGTCCGCTCTGCAACACGGCCAGACGCAGACTGACCTGCGCCCGCTGCATTCACAACGGCGATTTTGTGTATTTTGACGGCAGAAATCCAGAGAG GTATTCAGAAAAGCTTCAAAGACTACAAAAGCTCAAAAATGAAAAGGAGAATCTTCAACAGAG AGTCATCAAAGCCATGGACAAGAAGGTCCAGGCGGACCAGCTT AGGTGGAAAATCATGTCATGCAAGATGAAAATCCAGCAACTCAAGGAGGCCATCTGCACCGGCAGTGAAGAAGTGAAGAGTG GCAAGGAGCTGTTGTTGCGTTCCCAGGAGGAAGGGCAGCGACTGCAGCGCAGGGCCAGCCGACATCAGGAAAAGAGGGACAAAATTAAGCGGCATAACCAACGTCTAGGTGAGCTCCTGGAGAAGAGATCCAAAGAGCTGCAGGGGAGGCTGGAGGTCCTGGCTGAGGTGCGGAGAGAGCACATCCTGGAGGTCACCACTCATATCTTCAACATCCAGGAGGAGAAGCAGGGCAGCAG GGACCCAGCAGAGGCTGAAAATGACCTTGCTCTGACCTCCAGCACCGTCAGTGAACTCGCAGAGGCGAGGCGAATCACCTACAGCTCCGGCCGCTGGATCTGGGACGATCAGAACGGAGAGACAAGCATCAGTATCACTGGGCCACACGTCACACTTCCCAGTAATGGAGACTGCTCGGCCTACTACAGCTGGGTGGAGGAGAAGAGTGGAAATCAGGGGCCAGGTACACAACTAATGG AGTTGGACCACATCAACCCGGCACACACCGTCAGTGCCGCCCTCTGCTATGCTACCCAGCTCATCAATATCCTGTCTCATATTCTTGATGTCAGCCTTCCGAAAAAATTGTGCAACAG TGAGTTCTGCGGTGATAATCTGACCCGCTACCGCTTCACCCGTGCCGTAAACAAACTTAACACCAACATCCTGCACCTCTGCTTCTCACAG CATGTCGACAGCGAGCTGCTTCATCCTCACCACACTTTGAGAAATATAATGTTTCTGGTGTCTCCAGCAAACAAGAAACTTGGCAG AACCGGGCCGTTTGAGGTGAGTGCTGACTTGGAAGACTCTATGGAGTTTGTGGAACCAGAGGCGGCTGGACCGGCGGAGGAGAGCGGAGACGAGGCTGTGACGGATGAAGAAACAGACTTGGGCATAGACTGGGAGACGGTTCCAAGCCCTCGCTTCTGTGACATCCCTTCCCAGCCTATGGATCTGTCCCAGAGCGGCATGCAGGCGTCCCAGCCAGCTGGCAATGCAGGGGGCATGATCTCCTCTGCGGCTGCCTCTGTCACCTCCTGGTTCCGCAACTACACCGGGCAGCGCTGA
- the tbpl2 gene encoding TATA box-binding protein-like 2 isoform X1 yields MDVDSALENYFDQTIAASPDYNFEGDLGLQGPAQQIQDSSFLTSLASQEKDLTEDLDLSFLPDELSTQDEPSQAENLSRNEDSGIYTDCPPRESTEADTDTSNPAQNASQFNLPMTPMTPMTPMTPVAESSGIIPQLQNIVSTVNLACPLNLKSIALQARNAEYNPKRFAAVIMRIREPRTTALIFSSGKMVCTGAKSSEEQSRLAARKYARVVQKLGFPAKFLDFKIQNMVGSCDVCFPIRLEGLVLTHQQFSSYEPELFPGLIYRMVKPRIVLLIFVSGKVVLTGAKERSEIYEAFENIYPILKGFRKQ; encoded by the exons ATGGATGTGGATTCAGCTCTCGAAAATTACTTTGACCAGACTATTGCT GCTTCACCTGACTACAACTTTGAGGGTGATCTGGGCCTACAGGGTCCAGCTCAACAGATCCAAGATTCCTCTTTCCTGACCTCTTTAGCCTCTCAAGAGAAAGATCTCACTGAAGACTTGGACCTGAGCTTCTTACCAGATGAACTCAGCACTCAAGATGAGCCGTCACAGGCTGAGAATCTCAGCAGGAATGAGGACAGCGGCATTTACACGGACTGTCCTCCGAGAGAGTCGACAGAAGCAGATACTGACACCAGTAATCCTGCACAAAATGCCTCGCAGTTCAATCTCCCGATGACTCCCATGACCCCTATGACCCCCATGACCCCAGTGGCAGAGAGTTCAGGCATCATCCCGCAATTACA GAATATTGTGTCAACAGTGAATCTTGCTTGCCCTCTGAATCTCAAATCTATTGCACTTCAAGCTCGAAATGCTGAATACAACCCAAAG CGTTTTGCTGCTGTTATAATGAGGATCCGTGAACCAAGGACTACTGCTCTCATATTCAGCTCTGGGAAAATGGTCTGCACTGGGGCCAAGAg CAGTGAGGAGCAATCTCGCCTTGCTGCACGGAAATATGCCCGGGTGGTACAGAAACTTGGCTTCCCTGCCAAATTCCTTGACTTCAAAATCCAAAACATGGTTGGAAGTTGTGATGTCTGCTTTCCTATCCGCTTAGAAGGCCTGGTCCTCACTCACCAGCAGTTCAGCAG CTATGAGCCAGAGTTGTTTCCTGGATTGATATATCGCATGGTGAAGCCACGTATTGTGCTGCTGATTTTTGTGTCTGGAAAAGTAGTGCTCACAG GTGCGAAAGAGCGGTCCGAGATCTACGAAGCCTTTGAAAATATTTACCCCATCCTGAAAGGGTTCAGGAAGCAATAG
- the tbpl2 gene encoding TATA box-binding protein-like 2 isoform X2, protein MDVDSALENYFDQTIAASPDYNFEGDLGLQGPAQQIQDSSFLTSLASQEKDLTEDLDLSFLPDELSTQDEPSQAENLSRNEDSGIYTDCPPRESTEADTDTSNPAQNASQFNLPMTPMTPMTPMTPVAESSGIIPQLQNIVSTVNLACPLNLKSIALQARNAEYNPKRFAAVIMRIREPRTTALIFSSGKMVCTGAKSEEQSRLAARKYARVVQKLGFPAKFLDFKIQNMVGSCDVCFPIRLEGLVLTHQQFSSYEPELFPGLIYRMVKPRIVLLIFVSGKVVLTGAKERSEIYEAFENIYPILKGFRKQ, encoded by the exons ATGGATGTGGATTCAGCTCTCGAAAATTACTTTGACCAGACTATTGCT GCTTCACCTGACTACAACTTTGAGGGTGATCTGGGCCTACAGGGTCCAGCTCAACAGATCCAAGATTCCTCTTTCCTGACCTCTTTAGCCTCTCAAGAGAAAGATCTCACTGAAGACTTGGACCTGAGCTTCTTACCAGATGAACTCAGCACTCAAGATGAGCCGTCACAGGCTGAGAATCTCAGCAGGAATGAGGACAGCGGCATTTACACGGACTGTCCTCCGAGAGAGTCGACAGAAGCAGATACTGACACCAGTAATCCTGCACAAAATGCCTCGCAGTTCAATCTCCCGATGACTCCCATGACCCCTATGACCCCCATGACCCCAGTGGCAGAGAGTTCAGGCATCATCCCGCAATTACA GAATATTGTGTCAACAGTGAATCTTGCTTGCCCTCTGAATCTCAAATCTATTGCACTTCAAGCTCGAAATGCTGAATACAACCCAAAG CGTTTTGCTGCTGTTATAATGAGGATCCGTGAACCAAGGACTACTGCTCTCATATTCAGCTCTGGGAAAATGGTCTGCACTGGGGCCAAGAg TGAGGAGCAATCTCGCCTTGCTGCACGGAAATATGCCCGGGTGGTACAGAAACTTGGCTTCCCTGCCAAATTCCTTGACTTCAAAATCCAAAACATGGTTGGAAGTTGTGATGTCTGCTTTCCTATCCGCTTAGAAGGCCTGGTCCTCACTCACCAGCAGTTCAGCAG CTATGAGCCAGAGTTGTTTCCTGGATTGATATATCGCATGGTGAAGCCACGTATTGTGCTGCTGATTTTTGTGTCTGGAAAAGTAGTGCTCACAG GTGCGAAAGAGCGGTCCGAGATCTACGAAGCCTTTGAAAATATTTACCCCATCCTGAAAGGGTTCAGGAAGCAATAG